Proteins encoded in a region of the Flammeovirga yaeyamensis genome:
- a CDS encoding helix-turn-helix transcriptional regulator, giving the protein MKSSKLSFLRYLLIDRCIRNKQNPYPSKMYLLDKCRDEFGVNSPSTIEKDLQALRQEFDAPIKYSKKNDGYFYSDPNYKLLGVHHLTEEHLDALNFVETFLYEFKALPVLSNFSDAVDKVLDGLDITKKFNDGQQKQFDNFIQLEKSIYSKGNELFSSLINSTKNHEVIRIHYQKFDVDEVENYDFHPYLIKEFKGLWYITGYAENREGIRTLGIDRIKNIEILSDKTFSYEHHNVNFDREAYFKNCIGVTLKGKPQEIRLLLSPIAANYIKTSKIHDSQEIIREDKDGVEIRLKLVDNNELRSIILSWGNQIEVLSPFSLRKKIGEEIKQLAQKY; this is encoded by the coding sequence ATGAAAAGTAGTAAACTTTCTTTTTTAAGATATCTATTAATAGATCGCTGTATTCGAAATAAACAGAATCCTTACCCATCAAAAATGTATTTACTTGATAAATGCAGAGATGAATTTGGTGTCAATTCGCCTTCAACCATAGAAAAAGACTTACAGGCTTTAAGGCAAGAATTTGATGCCCCTATTAAATACTCCAAGAAAAATGACGGCTATTTTTATAGCGACCCCAATTATAAATTATTAGGCGTACATCATCTTACTGAAGAACATTTAGATGCTCTAAACTTTGTGGAAACTTTTCTCTACGAGTTTAAGGCCCTTCCTGTTTTAAGTAATTTTTCTGATGCTGTGGACAAAGTATTGGATGGATTGGACATCACTAAGAAATTTAATGATGGACAACAAAAGCAGTTTGATAATTTTATACAACTAGAAAAGTCGATTTATTCAAAAGGAAACGAGCTATTTTCTTCCCTTATCAATTCGACGAAAAATCATGAGGTCATCCGTATTCATTATCAAAAATTTGATGTAGATGAGGTCGAGAACTATGATTTCCACCCTTATCTAATCAAAGAATTTAAGGGACTGTGGTACATTACTGGATATGCAGAGAACAGAGAAGGTATTAGAACTTTAGGTATTGACCGAATTAAAAACATCGAGATATTATCAGATAAAACGTTCTCTTACGAGCATCACAATGTTAACTTTGATAGAGAAGCTTATTTTAAAAATTGCATTGGTGTTACACTAAAAGGAAAACCTCAAGAAATACGTTTATTATTGAGTCCGATTGCTGCCAATTATATTAAAACAAGTAAGATTCATGATTCCCAAGAGATCATTAGAGAAGATAAGGATGGGGTTGAAATTCGATTAAAATTAGTCGATAATAACGAATTGAGATCGATTATATTAAGCTGGGGAAATCAAATTGAAGTTCTATCACCTTTTAGCCTTCGCAAAAAAATTGGGGAGGAAATCAAACAATTAGCACAGAAGTATTGA
- a CDS encoding radical SAM/SPASM domain-containing protein, which produces MSKQLGKPIHWGNPISIAIEPTTSCNLRCPECPSGLRSFTRPTGMLSEDLFTKVIDELKDTLMNLTFYFQGEPYLNKNFLNMVKIASERKVFTSTSTNAHYLNEEMSVKTVASGLDRLIVSLDGTTQETYENYRIGGDINKVILGIKNVVDAKKQLNSSTPKIVIQFLVVRPNEHQIEEAKQLAKELEVDDIQFKTAQIYDYENGSPLIPSLDQYSRYQKTKEGKYKFKGKWERHCWRLWNSAVITWDGKVVPCCFDKDAKYVLGTIKNDYIGFRKIWRSQSYINFRKQILKGRENIDICKNCTEGLTIYN; this is translated from the coding sequence ATGTCGAAGCAATTAGGCAAGCCAATTCATTGGGGTAACCCAATAAGTATTGCTATCGAACCGACTACTTCCTGTAACCTTAGATGTCCCGAATGTCCGAGTGGTCTTCGTTCGTTTACTCGACCAACAGGAATGTTGTCTGAAGATCTATTTACGAAAGTAATCGATGAATTAAAAGACACCCTCATGAACCTCACGTTCTATTTTCAAGGAGAACCTTATTTAAATAAGAACTTTTTGAATATGGTGAAGATAGCTTCTGAAAGAAAAGTATTTACATCTACGTCTACCAATGCTCATTACCTAAATGAAGAAATGTCGGTAAAAACGGTAGCATCGGGTTTGGATCGTTTGATTGTCTCATTGGATGGTACCACCCAAGAAACTTATGAGAATTATAGAATAGGCGGCGATATCAATAAAGTGATTTTGGGAATTAAGAATGTGGTGGATGCTAAGAAGCAGCTCAATTCGTCTACACCTAAAATAGTGATACAATTCCTCGTGGTGCGACCTAATGAACATCAAATAGAGGAGGCGAAGCAATTGGCTAAAGAACTTGAGGTGGACGATATTCAGTTCAAAACAGCCCAAATCTATGATTATGAAAATGGATCGCCTTTAATTCCATCACTCGATCAATATTCTAGATATCAGAAAACTAAAGAAGGGAAGTATAAATTTAAAGGAAAATGGGAGCGACATTGTTGGAGGTTATGGAATTCTGCAGTGATTACTTGGGATGGAAAAGTAGTGCCCTGTTGTTTTGATAAAGATGCTAAATACGTTCTTGGTACTATAAAAAATGACTATATTGGCTTTAGAAAAATATGGAGAAGTCAATCTTATATCAATTTTAGAAAACAGATTTTGAAGGGAAGGGAAAACATTGATATATGTAAAAACTGTACAGAGGGATTGACAATTTATAATTGA
- a CDS encoding HAMP domain-containing histidine kinase codes for MKNFLHKTLFIASFFLVTSNANAQNELGLQAYEQERLIWIAAVIFLFTLCVSIDVLRRRQQKRGRKSYNAQKEKINFLEDKIKELEEMQTKPSRINKPKIQEEIVEMSGENLPQQTFTSEEHHDEEYTSSRLKGVHGDSLRVVENDDVGELTMVSTHNFGKLKEIQPKEFMEELIEEVKDKLPDNVSIDAQIGGAPKVKINPNSFTKAINALIRCSAHTIEGNGKITISLYASLGEAQISISDNGRGWGFDGQSSEDIKTLDLAKKILKAQNASFDMNAQQGKGTEMVISISNK; via the coding sequence GTGAAGAACTTTTTGCATAAAACTCTTTTTATAGCATCATTTTTCTTGGTCACTTCTAACGCCAATGCACAAAATGAGTTAGGACTTCAAGCCTACGAACAAGAACGTTTGATATGGATTGCAGCCGTTATTTTCTTATTCACTCTTTGTGTTTCTATTGATGTTTTAAGGAGGCGTCAGCAGAAAAGAGGGCGAAAGTCTTACAATGCTCAAAAAGAAAAGATCAATTTTCTAGAGGATAAGATCAAAGAGCTGGAGGAAATGCAAACCAAGCCTTCAAGAATTAATAAGCCTAAAATTCAGGAAGAGATTGTAGAAATGTCTGGGGAGAATCTTCCTCAACAAACTTTCACTTCAGAAGAACATCATGATGAAGAATACACTTCTTCTCGATTAAAAGGGGTGCATGGAGATTCCTTAAGAGTAGTTGAGAACGATGATGTAGGTGAATTAACGATGGTTTCGACACATAACTTCGGTAAACTAAAAGAAATTCAGCCTAAAGAATTTATGGAGGAATTGATCGAAGAAGTGAAGGATAAATTACCAGATAACGTCAGTATTGATGCTCAAATTGGTGGTGCTCCAAAAGTGAAAATTAATCCGAATTCTTTTACAAAAGCAATTAACGCTTTAATTCGTTGTTCAGCACATACCATAGAGGGGAACGGTAAAATCACTATCTCTTTGTATGCCTCTTTAGGGGAAGCACAGATTTCAATCTCAGATAACGGTAGAGGTTGGGGATTCGACGGTCAGTCATCTGAAGATATCAAAACACTAGATTTAGCTAAGAAGATTTTAAAGGCGCAAAATGCTAGTTTCGATATGAATGCTCAACAAGGTAAGGGTACCGAAATGGTCATTTCAATATCAAATAAGTAG